A part of Capsicum annuum cultivar UCD-10X-F1 chromosome 6, UCD10Xv1.1, whole genome shotgun sequence genomic DNA contains:
- the LOC107873501 gene encoding uncharacterized protein LOC107873501 isoform X2: protein MAKRELSGTLRNLKFMQRASLREEKPKKEEDKEVKLSEEGSAACSPEMSDRISKRENGTSKCGFENTDLNDSYDEANKDLTRKQRDTYSEAQYSNKSHKRALDNPTSSQSSSRSFKKPHRPDWSVLKPPKSQNKMR from the exons ATGGCCAAGCGTGAACTATCCGGTACCTTGAGGAACTTgaag TTTATGCAAAGGGCATCTCTAAGAGAGGAAAAGCCtaagaaagaagaagataaagaagtg AAATTGAGTGAAGAAGGTTCTGCTGCTTGTTCTCCGGAGATGAGTGACAGGATTTCTAAAAG AGAAAATGGAACATCAAAATGTGGGTTTGAAAACACTGACCTGAACGACTCGTATGATGAGGCTAACAAAGATCTTACAAGGAAGCAACGGGATACATACTCTGAGGCGCAGTATTCAAACAAATCACATAAGAGAGCTCTGGACAATCCAACGTCATCACAGAGTAGTAGCCGGAGTTTCAAAAAGCCACATAGACCTGACTGGAGTGTACTCAAACCTCCAAAGTCGCAAAATAAAATGCGGTAA
- the LOC107873501 gene encoding uncharacterized protein LOC107873501 isoform X1 produces MAKRELSGTLRNLKFMQRASLREEKPKKEEDKEVVTDGNFPSSSAPKRCVIIMEGDPHPGAVKGRMSFQGFNPSIDKLSEEGSAACSPEMSDRISKRENGTSKCGFENTDLNDSYDEANKDLTRKQRDTYSEAQYSNKSHKRALDNPTSSQSSSRSFKKPHRPDWSVLKPPKSQNKMR; encoded by the exons ATGGCCAAGCGTGAACTATCCGGTACCTTGAGGAACTTgaag TTTATGCAAAGGGCATCTCTAAGAGAGGAAAAGCCtaagaaagaagaagataaagaagtgGTAACTGATGGAAACTTCCCCTCCTCTAGTGCTCCCAAAagatg TGTTATCATAATGGAAGGGGATCCCCACCCTGGGGCTGTAAAGGGTCGAATGTCTTTTCAAGGTTTTAATCCTTCTATTGAT AAATTGAGTGAAGAAGGTTCTGCTGCTTGTTCTCCGGAGATGAGTGACAGGATTTCTAAAAG AGAAAATGGAACATCAAAATGTGGGTTTGAAAACACTGACCTGAACGACTCGTATGATGAGGCTAACAAAGATCTTACAAGGAAGCAACGGGATACATACTCTGAGGCGCAGTATTCAAACAAATCACATAAGAGAGCTCTGGACAATCCAACGTCATCACAGAGTAGTAGCCGGAGTTTCAAAAAGCCACATAGACCTGACTGGAGTGTACTCAAACCTCCAAAGTCGCAAAATAAAATGCGGTAA